A portion of the Corynebacterium heidelbergense genome contains these proteins:
- a CDS encoding alpha/beta hydrolase family esterase, with amino-acid sequence MHQYPTAKHLRRRRIAASLAGVALVTTAAGIGVGVQKATGWTAEEWARHNSIQEPADYQGRPLAPGATATNPPGAKPNRTVTPAVSGDSGPDSAIAITPTAPQNPAEGGTVAGTFADQPAAEARIPARQIPLKRAPAPNSIERISLDSSGERREALLALPATATPAGQPGKPLPLVLAFPGWKETPESMSRYSGLGRDGAIVVYAEGKKLAWEGAPYADATKPGQDIQFTRDLLDSLSSTYNVDKHRIYAAGMSNGGGFVGKLACELPQEFAGLAAVAGAYYPGEWTGCAPRGEAARDGQVSAFAPGPGVPYLDIHGKKDTTIEYNGGVRHATPYLAAMQYSGALAARSGCFGAPTTTRVTDQVLRVEWPGCRSGVEVTHLAIADAGHAWPGESNAGAGESGVAAKQVLTPHRGAPDNRVSTSVTATREILAFFRQHTR; translated from the coding sequence GTGCATCAGTACCCCACCGCCAAGCACCTCCGGCGCCGCCGTATCGCGGCATCGCTGGCAGGCGTGGCCCTCGTGACCACGGCCGCCGGAATCGGCGTGGGCGTGCAAAAGGCAACGGGGTGGACCGCAGAGGAATGGGCCCGCCACAACAGCATCCAGGAACCGGCGGACTACCAAGGCCGTCCGCTGGCCCCCGGCGCCACCGCCACCAATCCCCCGGGTGCCAAACCGAATCGCACCGTCACCCCCGCGGTCTCCGGGGATAGCGGGCCGGACAGCGCCATCGCGATCACCCCCACCGCCCCGCAAAACCCCGCCGAGGGCGGCACTGTTGCGGGAACTTTCGCAGACCAACCCGCCGCAGAGGCCCGGATCCCGGCCCGCCAGATTCCCCTCAAGCGGGCCCCCGCCCCCAACAGCATCGAACGCATCTCCCTGGACAGCAGCGGAGAACGCCGCGAGGCCCTGTTGGCCCTCCCCGCTACCGCCACACCCGCGGGACAGCCCGGCAAGCCACTGCCCCTCGTGCTGGCCTTCCCGGGCTGGAAGGAAACGCCGGAATCGATGTCCCGGTACAGCGGCCTGGGCCGCGACGGCGCCATCGTGGTGTACGCGGAGGGCAAGAAGCTGGCGTGGGAGGGAGCCCCCTACGCAGATGCCACCAAACCCGGGCAGGACATCCAGTTCACCCGGGACCTCCTGGATTCCCTCAGCTCCACGTACAACGTGGATAAGCACCGCATCTACGCGGCCGGGATGTCCAATGGGGGCGGCTTTGTGGGCAAGTTGGCCTGCGAACTGCCCCAGGAGTTCGCCGGGCTCGCGGCTGTGGCTGGGGCCTACTATCCGGGCGAGTGGACCGGATGCGCTCCCCGCGGGGAAGCGGCCCGTGATGGGCAGGTGTCTGCTTTCGCGCCGGGTCCGGGCGTCCCCTATCTAGATATCCACGGCAAGAAGGACACGACCATCGAATACAACGGCGGGGTCCGCCACGCCACCCCCTATCTGGCGGCGATGCAGTACTCCGGCGCCTTGGCCGCCCGGTCCGGGTGCTTCGGTGCTCCCACCACCACGCGGGTGACGGATCAGGTTCTGCGCGTGGAGTGGCCCGGCTGCCGCAGCGGGGTGGAGGTCACCCACCTCGCGATCGCCGATGCCGGGCATGCATGGCCCGGGGAGTCCAATGCCGGGGCTGGGGAATCCGGGGTGGCGGCCAAACAGGTGTTGACGCCCCATCGCGGCGCGCCGGATAACCGCGTGTCCACCTCCGTGACGGCGACGCGGGAGATCCTGGCGTTCTTCCGCCAACACACCCGGTAG
- a CDS encoding sucrase ferredoxin, producing the protein MATRRNPRAGRTPAPETSSRKPTSPTRAELPGTVCSTPTTEPLPGTAKTGKTVVALEHHRGWGRDILDGEALGPELSARIKAHLAHHSAELHFIRRPGRAGQRHDKNNPTLSLYVAATSTSQPTLHRLYIHHPEELLGIDLSHPGLHPGATQIHHPIMLICTHGKRDRCCAMYGRPVAAQLAATFPPDHVWEASHTKGHRFAPSMLLLPANYSYGRLDAPAAAVALNLAERGDLYLPGNRGRGCYDPAGQVAEIEVAQLIVENGEVARCAGLSVTACEPTPADHANVAPHAGPSASTTASGPATVPGLVARIVTDTATGRQWRVLLTRDTLTRVVTSCGDAPGSQASWRARDVRRCTPLREPLGSST; encoded by the coding sequence ATGGCAACCCGGAGGAACCCCCGCGCAGGGCGCACCCCAGCCCCCGAAACCTCCAGCCGGAAACCCACCAGCCCCACCCGAGCCGAACTCCCCGGCACCGTCTGCTCCACCCCCACCACCGAACCACTGCCCGGCACCGCCAAAACCGGGAAAACCGTCGTCGCCCTCGAACACCACCGCGGCTGGGGCAGGGACATCCTCGACGGCGAAGCGCTCGGCCCGGAGCTATCCGCCCGCATTAAAGCCCACCTCGCCCACCACAGTGCCGAACTACACTTCATCCGCCGCCCCGGCAGAGCAGGGCAACGCCACGATAAAAACAACCCCACCCTCAGCCTGTACGTCGCCGCCACCAGCACATCCCAACCAACCCTCCACCGCCTCTACATCCACCACCCGGAAGAGCTGCTCGGCATCGACCTCAGCCACCCGGGACTCCACCCCGGAGCAACGCAGATACACCACCCCATCATGCTCATCTGCACCCACGGCAAACGGGACAGATGCTGCGCCATGTACGGCCGTCCCGTCGCCGCCCAACTCGCAGCCACCTTCCCCCCGGACCACGTATGGGAAGCCTCCCACACGAAGGGCCATCGCTTCGCCCCGTCCATGCTGCTGCTCCCCGCCAACTACTCCTACGGGCGGCTCGATGCCCCGGCCGCGGCAGTCGCCCTCAACCTCGCCGAGCGCGGGGACCTGTACCTGCCCGGCAATCGCGGCCGCGGCTGCTACGACCCGGCCGGCCAGGTGGCAGAGATCGAAGTCGCGCAGCTCATTGTGGAAAACGGGGAAGTTGCCCGCTGCGCCGGGCTATCAGTTACCGCATGCGAACCGACGCCCGCCGATCACGCGAACGTGGCGCCGCACGCCGGGCCATCCGCGTCGACCACTGCCTCCGGCCCAGCAACTGTCCCCGGGCTGGTGGCTCGCATCGTCACGGACACCGCAACCGGCCGGCAATGGCGAGTTCTGCTCACCCGCGACACCCTCACCAGGGTGGTCACCTCCTGCGGTGATGCTCCGGGCTCCCAGGCATCCTGGCGGGCCCGCGACGTGCGCCGCTGCACCCCCCTGCGTGAGCCGCTGGGTTCCTCTACCTAA
- a CDS encoding error-prone DNA polymerase — protein sequence MTSRPRRSLYPTAGGRGFTNPVALSWSRLERILSGKDVPPLQAVGIAENTNNSPRVEFFDVAGEVVVDGRGPRSGERGVHNEKEHHPPLPFAELHCCTTYSFLAGASEPEELVEKALELGLVALSCVDRDGFYGAARFATAAAEALADRGQSLATVFGAELSVDGVDRPGLTVLCKGQDGYRRLSMVITDARMADRDKDSVSYPDVDQLAVAAQGTWIVLIGWAQMGIEDAPSGAWAAEEIVRAFGADNCVVELQHTMNPADPERNERLHAFAEEHGLREIVSTAPRCATPAHARLAGVKAALADRQDMAAAAPVTHPLGGPWLRSGREMMQLAGDNPWLAEAVATTVEVARQCAFTLNLVAPNLPHFPVPEGHTEMSWLRELTERGGAYRYGPRDGHAAARRAWAIIDRELGIIEKLGFPGYFLIVHDIVDFCHRSNIYCQGRGSAANSAVCFALGITTVDAVAAGLLFERFLSPERDGPPDIDLDIESGRREEAIQYVYRRYGRDNAAQVANVITYRRKSALRDAARALGYPAGRVDAWSRGTEEPPQIVTTIAEQLEGHPRHLGIHSGGMVICDRPIAAVVPTEWARMADRSVVQWDRDDCATVGLVKFDLLGLGMLEAIHHAVDQVREHRGRHVELWRLDPTEAPVYEMLSRADAVGVFQVESRAQMNTLPRLRPRVFFDLVVEVALIRPGPIQGGSVHPYIRRRNGLEPVTFDHPCLEPALTKTLGVPLFQEQLMQMVVDAAGFTGAEADTLRRAMGSKRSPEKMERLRARFYQGLEDTNGITGEVADRLWDKIVAFAAYGFPESHSQSFAALVYYSAWFKYHYPAEFCVALLRAQPMGFYSPQSLISDARRHGVTILPPDVNASGVEADTVIEGHTAADGDATGCPNEPRGVHGLGRGTGEPIGAIRLGLAGVSGIGEDVARRIVSARDRLGRFRRVSDLSREAGLTVSHVEQLARAGALTCLGLDRRQAVWAAGIAATERPGMLPGTSELSVPALPGMSTFELTAADLAATHMTPEGHPLELLRGFLDNWHALTVRTGPRAGQRRGGAPVIPADQLLAVPDGTRVRVAGVVTHRQAPKTAGGVVFIGMEDETGLANIIIPPGLWEKQRVVAANARIVVIRGIVSNAEGAASVAADMVEAVEPELAAASVLGSKARDFR from the coding sequence GTGACTAGCCGACCGCGGCGCAGCCTGTATCCCACCGCTGGGGGCCGAGGGTTCACCAACCCCGTGGCCCTCAGTTGGTCGCGCCTGGAGCGAATCCTCTCCGGCAAGGACGTTCCCCCGCTGCAGGCGGTGGGCATCGCGGAGAATACGAACAACTCCCCAAGGGTGGAGTTCTTCGACGTCGCAGGGGAGGTCGTTGTCGACGGGCGGGGGCCCAGGTCGGGGGAGCGTGGCGTCCACAATGAGAAAGAACATCACCCCCCACTACCGTTCGCAGAACTGCATTGCTGCACCACCTACAGCTTCCTCGCCGGGGCCAGCGAGCCGGAAGAGCTGGTGGAGAAGGCCCTCGAACTGGGGTTGGTGGCCCTGTCCTGCGTAGATCGGGATGGATTCTATGGGGCTGCGCGGTTTGCCACGGCGGCGGCGGAGGCCCTGGCGGACCGTGGGCAATCGCTAGCCACGGTGTTCGGCGCGGAGCTCAGCGTGGATGGGGTGGATAGGCCGGGGTTGACCGTGCTGTGCAAGGGTCAGGATGGGTACCGGCGGCTATCCATGGTCATCACGGATGCGCGGATGGCCGATCGGGATAAAGATTCGGTGAGTTACCCGGACGTCGATCAGCTCGCTGTGGCCGCGCAGGGCACCTGGATCGTTCTCATCGGGTGGGCCCAGATGGGTATTGAGGACGCCCCCAGCGGCGCGTGGGCAGCAGAGGAAATAGTACGGGCGTTCGGCGCCGATAACTGTGTTGTGGAGCTACAGCACACGATGAACCCCGCCGACCCGGAACGCAACGAGCGCTTGCACGCCTTTGCCGAGGAGCACGGCCTGCGCGAGATTGTCAGCACCGCCCCCCGCTGCGCCACCCCCGCGCACGCCCGGCTCGCCGGGGTGAAAGCCGCCCTGGCCGACCGCCAGGACATGGCCGCTGCGGCCCCGGTAACCCACCCCCTGGGGGGACCGTGGTTGCGCTCGGGGCGAGAGATGATGCAGCTTGCCGGGGATAACCCCTGGTTGGCGGAGGCGGTGGCCACGACGGTGGAGGTGGCCCGCCAGTGCGCGTTCACGCTGAACCTCGTGGCGCCCAACCTCCCGCACTTCCCGGTGCCGGAGGGGCACACGGAGATGAGCTGGCTGCGGGAACTCACGGAACGCGGCGGGGCCTACCGCTACGGACCCCGCGATGGGCACGCCGCCGCCCGCCGGGCCTGGGCCATCATCGACCGGGAGCTGGGGATCATCGAGAAGCTGGGCTTCCCCGGATACTTCCTCATCGTCCACGACATCGTCGACTTTTGTCACCGCAGCAACATCTACTGCCAAGGCCGGGGCTCGGCCGCCAACTCGGCTGTCTGCTTTGCCCTGGGCATCACCACGGTGGACGCCGTGGCCGCGGGACTGCTCTTCGAGCGTTTTCTCTCCCCGGAGCGCGACGGGCCGCCGGACATCGACCTCGATATCGAATCCGGTAGGCGCGAGGAGGCCATTCAGTATGTCTACCGCCGCTACGGGCGGGATAACGCGGCCCAGGTCGCAAACGTCATCACCTACCGGCGCAAATCCGCGCTGCGGGACGCGGCTAGGGCCCTGGGTTATCCGGCCGGCCGGGTGGATGCGTGGTCTCGCGGGACCGAGGAGCCCCCGCAGATCGTCACCACCATTGCCGAGCAACTGGAAGGCCACCCCCGCCACCTCGGGATCCACTCCGGCGGCATGGTGATCTGCGATCGGCCCATCGCCGCCGTCGTGCCCACGGAGTGGGCCCGGATGGCGGATCGTTCCGTGGTCCAGTGGGACCGGGACGACTGCGCGACGGTGGGGTTGGTCAAGTTCGACCTGCTGGGGCTGGGCATGCTGGAGGCCATCCACCACGCCGTGGATCAAGTGCGCGAACACCGCGGTCGGCACGTGGAGTTGTGGCGGCTGGACCCCACGGAGGCCCCGGTGTACGAGATGCTGTCCCGGGCGGATGCGGTGGGGGTCTTCCAGGTGGAATCGCGCGCGCAGATGAACACCCTCCCGCGCCTGCGACCCCGGGTTTTCTTCGACCTGGTGGTGGAGGTCGCGCTCATCCGGCCCGGCCCCATCCAGGGCGGCAGCGTCCACCCGTACATCCGTCGGCGCAACGGTCTGGAACCCGTGACCTTTGACCACCCCTGCCTGGAACCCGCGCTGACGAAGACGCTGGGAGTGCCGCTGTTTCAGGAACAGCTCATGCAGATGGTGGTGGATGCCGCCGGCTTTACCGGTGCGGAGGCCGACACGCTGCGGCGGGCGATGGGCTCCAAACGCTCCCCGGAGAAGATGGAGCGGTTGCGCGCCCGCTTCTACCAGGGCCTGGAGGACACAAACGGAATCACCGGGGAGGTGGCGGATCGGCTGTGGGACAAGATCGTGGCCTTCGCCGCCTACGGTTTCCCGGAATCCCACAGTCAGTCATTCGCGGCCCTCGTCTACTACTCCGCGTGGTTTAAATACCACTATCCGGCGGAATTCTGCGTTGCTCTACTCCGGGCCCAGCCCATGGGGTTCTATTCACCGCAATCTCTTATTTCGGACGCCCGTCGCCACGGCGTGACCATACTTCCCCCGGATGTCAACGCCTCCGGGGTGGAGGCAGATACCGTCATCGAGGGTCATACTGCCGCCGACGGGGACGCGACGGGGTGCCCCAATGAACCGCGCGGCGTGCACGGGCTGGGGCGGGGAACGGGCGAGCCCATCGGCGCAATTCGGTTGGGACTGGCCGGGGTCTCCGGGATAGGGGAGGACGTTGCCCGCCGAATCGTGTCCGCCCGGGACCGCTTGGGGCGCTTCAGGCGGGTCAGCGACTTGTCCCGGGAAGCGGGGTTGACTGTCTCCCACGTGGAGCAGCTTGCCCGCGCGGGGGCCCTGACCTGCCTGGGTCTGGATCGCCGACAGGCGGTCTGGGCCGCGGGCATCGCCGCGACGGAGCGCCCCGGCATGCTGCCGGGAACCTCTGAGCTCAGCGTCCCCGCCCTTCCTGGGATGAGCACGTTCGAACTCACCGCCGCGGATCTGGCCGCCACGCACATGACGCCGGAGGGCCATCCCCTGGAGCTGCTGCGCGGTTTCCTCGACAATTGGCATGCACTGACCGTGCGCACTGGCCCCCGCGCCGGCCAGCGTCGCGGCGGGGCCCCGGTGATCCCCGCAGACCAGCTGCTCGCCGTGCCCGACGGCACGCGCGTGCGCGTGGCGGGGGTCGTGACCCACCGGCAGGCGCCGAAGACTGCCGGTGGAGTGGTCTTTATCGGCATGGAGGATGAAACGGGCCTGGCGAACATCATCATCCCTCCGGGGCTGTGGGAAAAGCAGCGGGTGGTCGCGGCAAACGCCCGGATCGTCGTCATCCGCGGCATCGTCTCCAACGCGGAGGGTGCGGCCAGCGTGGCGGCGGACATGGTGGAGGCCGTGGAACCGGAGCTCGCCGCGGCGAGCGTGCTGGGCTCCAAGGCGCGGGACTTCCGTTGA
- a CDS encoding methionine ABC transporter ATP-binding protein, producing the protein MSQGTRVEFRGVNKTFTQGRREVHALRDINVTMPAGSITGVIGYSGAGKSTLVRQINGLDRPTSGEILLDDRDIVGLKESELRKLRSDIGMIFQQFNLFNSRTVAANIAYPLTLSGMAKADRKRRVAELLEFVGLSDKGRAYPEQLSGGQKQRVGIARALATNPSLLLADEATSALDPSTTRDVLELLRRVNRELGITIVVITHEMEVVRSIADAVVVMENGRVVEQGSVYDVFSRPTTPVAANFVATSLRNTPDMVEAEALQAEHGRLFTITMAEGIGFFDAVSRATAQGVRVNIVHGGVTTLQNHSFGRLTLRMTAPDQAAEQAIEDFYQALQASTTIEEIR; encoded by the coding sequence GTGAGCCAGGGCACCCGGGTGGAATTCCGGGGCGTGAACAAAACCTTCACCCAGGGGCGGCGGGAAGTCCACGCGCTGCGGGACATCAACGTCACCATGCCCGCCGGATCCATCACCGGAGTGATCGGCTATTCCGGCGCCGGGAAATCCACTCTGGTACGCCAGATCAACGGCTTGGACCGCCCCACCAGCGGGGAGATCCTCCTGGACGACCGTGACATCGTAGGGCTCAAGGAGTCCGAGCTGCGGAAGCTGCGGTCGGATATCGGCATGATCTTCCAGCAGTTCAACCTGTTCAACTCCCGTACCGTTGCCGCCAACATCGCCTACCCCCTGACCCTGAGCGGCATGGCCAAGGCGGACCGCAAACGCAGGGTCGCTGAGCTGCTGGAGTTCGTGGGCCTCAGCGACAAGGGCAGGGCCTATCCCGAGCAGCTCTCCGGTGGCCAGAAACAGCGCGTCGGCATCGCCCGGGCGCTGGCCACAAACCCGAGCCTGCTGCTCGCCGACGAGGCCACGTCTGCCCTGGACCCCTCCACCACCCGGGATGTCCTGGAGCTGCTGCGCCGGGTGAACAGAGAATTGGGCATCACCATCGTGGTGATCACCCACGAGATGGAAGTCGTTCGGTCCATTGCGGACGCCGTCGTCGTGATGGAAAACGGCCGTGTGGTGGAGCAGGGATCCGTCTACGACGTGTTCTCTCGGCCGACTACGCCGGTCGCCGCGAACTTCGTGGCCACTTCTTTGCGTAACACCCCGGACATGGTGGAAGCCGAGGCGCTGCAGGCGGAGCACGGCCGCCTGTTCACCATCACCATGGCGGAGGGCATCGGATTTTTCGACGCGGTCTCCCGTGCCACTGCTCAGGGGGTGCGGGTGAACATCGTCCACGGCGGGGTAACCACCCTGCAAAACCACTCCTTCGGCCGGTTGACGTTGCGCATGACCGCCCCCGACCAGGCCGCAGAACAGGCCATCGAGGACTTCTACCAGGCCCTGCAGGCCAGCACGACCATCGAGGAGATCCGATGA
- a CDS encoding Y-family DNA polymerase translates to MTTAATCAAERVTVVWFPDWPVYALGRSLGWDVFHPAAVIADHRVLACNAAARKAGVRTGMKQRHALATCPRLAVAEDDPAQQAAVHEDVVTALADVAAGVETLRPGLLAFATDPLARYYGGEDTAVELLLNAAVRLEADCQVGTADDLVTAIWAARAGRVIEPGGAKKFVSRLPINALTSDPALHGPTELVDVLQQLGVQTLADFAALPRTQVAARFGQNAVEWHRIAAGELGRGVAPQRNTEALVVRHELDEPIANTQTAAFVAKRAAALLHNELFKAGDACLRLSVRAYINPPPGYTGATVVERAWRCREPLTEEETAQRVRWQLDGWITRLRSRQADPHRGNPQSSWEVGEWSDGITGVSAIELIPIDTVPAGTVVAPLWGGPDEGIRAARAVAGRAQALIGTQGVRRAIHRGGRAVAGRIVTVAYGDEDPEEVTALQTTAWEGQLLAPLPALVGAPPRDRGNGNPIANPAIANPSIAHPAARVSLLDAAGTRVYVTGRGLISAPPEELVWGHQHYRITGWAGPWPVDEQWWARGKRYARAQISTDEPGAYLLVCKGSHWRIEATY, encoded by the coding sequence ATGACTACCGCAGCGACGTGTGCAGCAGAGCGGGTGACCGTTGTCTGGTTTCCGGACTGGCCGGTGTACGCACTGGGGCGGTCCCTGGGCTGGGATGTGTTCCACCCTGCCGCAGTTATCGCCGATCACCGCGTGCTGGCCTGCAATGCAGCGGCCAGGAAAGCCGGGGTGCGAACTGGCATGAAACAGCGCCATGCCCTGGCGACGTGCCCACGGCTGGCCGTGGCGGAAGACGATCCGGCTCAGCAAGCCGCAGTGCACGAGGACGTGGTCACGGCCCTGGCGGACGTAGCCGCTGGGGTGGAAACGCTGCGCCCGGGGTTGCTGGCCTTCGCCACCGATCCGCTGGCCCGCTACTACGGCGGGGAGGATACCGCCGTCGAACTGTTGCTCAACGCCGCAGTACGGCTGGAAGCGGACTGCCAAGTGGGCACCGCCGACGACCTAGTGACTGCCATCTGGGCTGCCCGGGCGGGGCGCGTGATCGAACCGGGTGGAGCCAAGAAGTTCGTTTCCAGGCTGCCCATCAATGCCCTGACCAGCGACCCCGCACTGCACGGCCCTACCGAACTCGTGGACGTTCTACAGCAGCTAGGGGTACAGACGCTTGCGGATTTTGCCGCCCTCCCCCGCACCCAAGTCGCTGCGCGGTTTGGCCAGAACGCAGTGGAATGGCATCGGATAGCGGCCGGAGAGCTAGGGCGTGGCGTCGCCCCCCAACGGAACACCGAAGCACTGGTGGTCCGCCACGAACTAGACGAACCGATTGCCAACACCCAGACCGCGGCGTTCGTCGCCAAACGCGCCGCTGCCCTGCTGCACAACGAACTATTCAAGGCCGGGGACGCCTGCCTGCGGCTGTCGGTGCGGGCGTACATCAACCCGCCGCCCGGATACACCGGCGCCACCGTGGTGGAACGGGCGTGGCGCTGCCGCGAACCACTGACTGAGGAGGAAACCGCCCAGCGAGTGCGCTGGCAACTAGACGGGTGGATCACCCGGCTACGCTCCCGGCAAGCCGACCCCCACAGGGGCAACCCCCAGAGCTCATGGGAGGTCGGGGAGTGGTCCGACGGGATCACGGGGGTTAGCGCGATTGAACTCATCCCCATAGACACGGTCCCTGCGGGCACCGTCGTCGCACCGCTGTGGGGAGGGCCGGACGAAGGCATCCGCGCAGCTCGGGCAGTGGCCGGGCGGGCCCAAGCGCTCATCGGAACCCAAGGAGTGCGCCGAGCCATCCACCGCGGCGGGCGGGCCGTTGCCGGGCGCATCGTCACCGTGGCCTACGGCGACGAGGACCCGGAGGAGGTCACCGCACTGCAAACCACCGCCTGGGAGGGCCAACTACTGGCACCCCTGCCCGCCCTCGTGGGGGCGCCACCCCGTGATCGAGGCAATGGCAACCCCATTGCCAACCCAGCCATCGCGAACCCCAGCATCGCCCACCCCGCCGCCCGCGTGAGCTTGCTCGACGCTGCTGGAACCCGCGTGTACGTCACCGGACGGGGGCTCATAAGCGCTCCGCCCGAAGAACTCGTGTGGGGCCATCAGCACTACCGCATCACCGGATGGGCCGGGCCTTGGCCCGTTGACGAACAGTGGTGGGCCCGGGGCAAGCGCTATGCGCGAGCCCAGATCAGCACCGACGAACCCGGCGCCTACCTGCTGGTATGCAAGGGCAGCCACTGGCGCATCGAAGCCACCTACTAA
- a CDS encoding MetQ/NlpA family ABC transporter substrate-binding protein, whose product MSLKRKIAAALLATTATMSLASCAGKDKDTIVIGATNTEKPQWDVFKQEAQKVGLKIEVKNFQDYNIPNRALTDGQVDVNNFQHMMFLAQYNVETGSNLVPIGATEIYPLGLYAKDAKSVEEVAKAGEVAIPNDATNQGRAINVLVQAGLVKLKGGQRLTPTPADVDPGASKVKVTPVDAAATATAYLDGKPAIINNDFLINAKIDPKSAIAKDDPKAPQAQPYINGFVTKPEHQNDDKYKKLVEVWHHPEVQKAIDESTGGSAVHVTMDGPQLTDVLHKTEDSFRKENNK is encoded by the coding sequence ATGTCACTCAAGCGCAAAATCGCTGCAGCCCTCCTCGCCACCACGGCCACCATGTCCCTCGCCTCCTGCGCCGGCAAGGACAAGGACACGATCGTCATCGGCGCCACCAACACCGAAAAGCCCCAGTGGGATGTCTTCAAGCAAGAAGCCCAGAAGGTCGGCCTGAAGATCGAGGTAAAAAACTTCCAGGACTACAACATCCCCAACCGCGCCCTCACGGATGGCCAGGTGGACGTCAACAACTTCCAGCACATGATGTTCCTCGCCCAGTACAACGTGGAGACCGGCAGCAACCTCGTGCCCATTGGCGCCACCGAGATCTACCCGCTGGGGCTCTACGCCAAGGATGCCAAGAGCGTGGAAGAGGTGGCCAAGGCCGGGGAGGTGGCCATCCCCAATGACGCCACGAACCAGGGCCGGGCCATCAACGTGCTCGTGCAGGCCGGGCTGGTCAAGCTCAAGGGTGGCCAGCGCCTGACCCCCACCCCAGCCGACGTGGACCCGGGTGCTTCCAAGGTGAAGGTCACGCCCGTCGACGCCGCCGCGACCGCCACCGCCTACCTCGATGGCAAACCCGCCATCATCAACAACGACTTCCTCATCAACGCGAAGATCGACCCTAAGTCGGCCATCGCCAAGGATGACCCGAAGGCGCCCCAGGCCCAGCCGTACATCAACGGCTTTGTCACTAAGCCCGAGCATCAAAACGACGACAAGTACAAGAAGCTCGTGGAAGTGTGGCACCACCCCGAAGTGCAGAAGGCCATCGACGAGTCCACCGGCGGATCCGCCGTTCACGTCACCATGGACGGCCCCCAGCTCACCGACGTGCTGCACAAGACGGAGGACTCCTTCCGCAAGGAGAACAACAAGTGA
- a CDS encoding methionine ABC transporter permease has translation MSTSDATIVLAQMDWDRLGTSFQQAVVETLTMVAATLAIGGLLGLVVGMLLYTTRRGGVLENKPVYWVLNFLVNFIRPIPFIILLTAIGPVTDLLVGSRIGLEAAIVGMVVAATFGAARIVEQNLVTIDPGVVEAAKAMGASPLRIIFTVIVPEALGPLILGFTFMFIAIVDMSAMAGYIGAGGLGDFAIVYGYRSFNDEVTWITVAVIIVIVQVAQLFGNWLARKVMRR, from the coding sequence ATGAGCACCAGCGACGCAACGATTGTCCTCGCCCAGATGGACTGGGATCGGCTGGGCACCAGTTTTCAGCAGGCCGTGGTGGAGACACTCACGATGGTCGCCGCCACGTTGGCGATCGGCGGCCTGCTGGGCTTGGTCGTGGGCATGCTGCTCTACACGACGCGCCGGGGCGGGGTGCTAGAGAACAAACCCGTGTATTGGGTGCTGAACTTTCTGGTGAACTTCATCCGGCCCATCCCCTTCATCATCCTGCTCACCGCCATCGGACCCGTGACGGACCTGCTGGTGGGATCCCGGATCGGCCTGGAAGCGGCGATCGTCGGAATGGTGGTGGCGGCGACGTTCGGGGCCGCGCGCATCGTCGAGCAGAACCTTGTGACCATTGACCCGGGCGTGGTGGAGGCGGCGAAAGCGATGGGCGCGTCCCCCCTGCGGATTATCTTCACGGTGATCGTGCCGGAGGCCCTGGGCCCCCTCATCCTGGGATTCACCTTCATGTTCATCGCCATCGTGGACATGTCCGCCATGGCCGGGTACATCGGCGCAGGGGGCCTGGGGGACTTCGCCATTGTCTACGGCTACCGCTCCTTCAACGACGAGGTCACGTGGATCACCGTGGCGGTGATCATCGTCATCGTTCAGGTCGCCCAACTGTTCGGTAACTGGTTGGCCCGCAAAGTCATGCGGCGCTAG